Proteins encoded by one window of Mycolicibacterium sp. ND9-15:
- a CDS encoding 2-oxoacid:ferredoxin oxidoreductase subunit beta has protein sequence MTTARSEPDRASAQLIGADLGLTAGTSRVPTTDQPQKSKDFTSDQEVRWCPGCGDYVILNTIRNFLPELGLRRENIAFVSGIGCSSRFPYYLETYGFHSIHGRAPTIATGLALAREDLSVWVVTGDGDSLSIGGNHLIHALRRNINITILLFNNRIYGLTKGQYSPTSEVGKVTKSTPMGSLDYPFNPVSLALGADATFVGRALDSDRKGLSEVLRAAAAHRGAALVEILQDCPIFNDGSFDALRKEGAEERLINLTHGEPVTFGADGEYCVVKSGYGLEIAKTADVSAAEIVVHDANLQDPAYAFALSRLSEQNLEHMVMGIFRQVSKPTYDDAARHQVATARSEKAHDTAALQSLLRGKDTWTVD, from the coding sequence ATGACGACAGCGAGAAGTGAACCGGATCGCGCATCTGCACAGTTGATCGGAGCCGATCTCGGGTTGACGGCGGGCACCAGTCGGGTGCCGACGACCGATCAGCCGCAGAAGTCCAAGGACTTCACCAGCGACCAGGAGGTCCGCTGGTGCCCTGGCTGCGGTGACTACGTCATCCTCAACACCATCCGCAACTTCCTGCCCGAACTGGGGCTGCGTCGTGAGAACATCGCCTTCGTCAGCGGCATCGGCTGCTCGAGTCGCTTCCCGTACTACCTGGAGACGTACGGGTTCCACTCGATCCACGGTCGCGCCCCTACGATCGCCACTGGCCTGGCCCTGGCGCGCGAAGACCTGTCGGTCTGGGTCGTCACCGGCGACGGTGACTCGCTGTCGATCGGCGGCAACCACCTGATCCACGCGCTGCGACGCAACATCAACATCACGATCCTGCTGTTCAACAACCGGATTTACGGCCTGACAAAAGGGCAGTACTCGCCCACCTCCGAGGTCGGCAAGGTCACCAAATCCACCCCGATGGGCTCGTTGGACTACCCGTTCAATCCGGTGTCCCTGGCGCTCGGCGCCGACGCCACGTTCGTCGGCCGCGCGCTGGACTCCGACCGCAAGGGGTTGTCCGAGGTGCTGCGCGCCGCCGCCGCGCACCGCGGGGCGGCGCTGGTCGAGATTTTGCAGGACTGCCCGATCTTCAACGACGGCTCGTTCGACGCGCTGCGCAAGGAAGGCGCCGAAGAGCGGCTGATCAACCTCACCCACGGCGAGCCGGTCACGTTCGGCGCCGACGGTGAGTACTGCGTGGTGAAGTCGGGTTACGGCCTGGAAATCGCCAAGACCGCCGACGTGTCGGCCGCCGAGATCGTCGTCCACGACGCCAACCTCCAGGACCCGGCGTATGCGTTCGCGTTGTCGCGGCTGTCCGAGCAGAACCTCGAGCACATGGTGATGGGCATCTTCCGTCAGGTGAGCAAGCCGACCTACGACGACGCCGCCCGCCACCAGGTGGCCACGGCCCGCAGCGAGAAGGCCCACGACACGGCAGCGCTTCAGTCACTGCTTCGGGGCAAAGACACCTGGACCGTCGACTAA
- the mobA gene encoding molybdenum cofactor guanylyltransferase, which produces MTTTVPLAAIILAGGASRRMGRDKATLTYEGTTLVERMVSILGPRCTPVLVIAAPGQALPPLDAEVLRDEVRGVGPLLATGRGLRAAAEAGAELAFVAAVDMPLLTVDLLDELAAPAVRLGADVVLPWDGRDHYLAGVYRTALAGRVAELVAAGERSMRALVERVDTQRIVMPEQPALTNVNTAADLAAIRSAQIA; this is translated from the coding sequence ATGACGACCACCGTTCCGCTGGCCGCAATCATCCTGGCGGGCGGGGCTTCCCGCCGCATGGGCCGCGACAAGGCCACCCTGACCTACGAGGGCACCACGCTGGTCGAGCGGATGGTGAGCATTCTCGGGCCGCGGTGCACCCCGGTCTTGGTGATCGCGGCTCCCGGCCAGGCGTTGCCCCCGCTCGACGCCGAGGTTCTGCGCGACGAGGTGCGCGGAGTGGGCCCGCTGCTGGCCACAGGACGCGGGTTGCGGGCCGCCGCCGAGGCCGGTGCCGAGTTGGCGTTCGTCGCCGCCGTGGACATGCCGCTACTGACGGTCGATTTGCTAGACGAGCTCGCCGCGCCGGCCGTGCGCCTCGGCGCGGACGTGGTGCTGCCGTGGGACGGCCGCGACCACTATCTCGCGGGCGTCTACCGAACCGCGCTGGCCGGGCGCGTCGCCGAACTGGTGGCCGCGGGCGAGCGCAGCATGCGGGCGCTGGTCGAGCGGGTCGACACGCAGCGGATCGTGATGCCCGAGCAGCCGGCGCTGACCAACGTCAACACCGCGGCGGACCTTGCCGCGATACGCAGCGCACAAATCGCCTAG
- a CDS encoding transglycosylase family protein, which produces MKNIRKTFGLATFAGALALAPMALATGTANADSVNWDAVAACESGGNWSINTGNGYYGGLQFSMSTWRSNGGSGSPHNASRAEQIRVAENVLQSQGIGAWPSCGGRG; this is translated from the coding sequence TTGAAGAACATCCGCAAGACATTTGGCCTGGCGACCTTTGCCGGTGCGCTCGCGTTGGCGCCGATGGCACTGGCCACCGGCACTGCCAATGCGGACAGCGTGAACTGGGATGCCGTCGCGGCGTGCGAGTCGGGCGGCAACTGGTCCATCAACACCGGTAACGGCTATTACGGGGGCCTGCAGTTCAGCATGAGCACCTGGCGGTCGAACGGCGGGAGCGGTTCGCCCCACAACGCGAGCCGTGCGGAGCAGATCCGTGTCGCCGAGAACGTCCTGCAGTCGCAGGGCATCGGCGCGTGGCCGTCCTGCGGGGGCCGCGGCTAG
- a CDS encoding transglycosylase family protein, protein MTIRTAVTKVLWAAVIAAALAIVPMVLSGPSMATAHADSVNWDAIAECESGGNWSINTGNGHYGGLQFKQATWAANGGVGNPATASRAEQIRVAENVLRTQGLKAWPKCGPRGATPAVWTTPSAPATRTAQAKATGCAAMPSRGLFGFVNPRQMCSALLNPIGSVAGAR, encoded by the coding sequence ATGACGATTCGTACCGCAGTTACCAAGGTCCTCTGGGCCGCTGTGATCGCCGCAGCGCTCGCAATCGTGCCCATGGTGCTCTCAGGGCCTTCTATGGCCACGGCCCACGCGGACTCGGTGAACTGGGACGCGATCGCCGAGTGCGAGTCGGGCGGCAACTGGTCCATCAACACCGGCAACGGCCACTACGGCGGCCTGCAGTTCAAGCAGGCTACGTGGGCCGCCAACGGCGGAGTCGGCAACCCGGCGACCGCGTCGCGCGCCGAGCAGATCCGCGTTGCCGAGAACGTGCTGCGCACTCAGGGCCTGAAGGCTTGGCCGAAGTGCGGACCCCGCGGGGCCACACCCGCCGTGTGGACGACCCCGTCTGCGCCGGCCACGCGCACCGCGCAAGCCAAGGCGACCGGTTGCGCGGCGATGCCGTCACGCGGCCTGTTCGGCTTCGTCAACCCGCGTCAGATGTGCTCGGCGCTGCTCAACCCGATCGGGTCGGTTGCGGGCGCACGCTGA
- a CDS encoding FAD-dependent oxidoreductase — MPKQILVIGAGIAGLASAVALQQRGHDVTLIEERADRSSGAGISIWPNALAALDDIGLGDPVREAGGSVTAGAARWRDGSWLRRPASQRIVEALGEPLVVIRRSALTSILAGALADGTLRAGVAAEALAVTADGVRVRLADATVLAAEAVVGADGTHSMVARHLNGPLHNRYVGYTAWRGVARCRIDAELAGETFGPAVEFGHVPLDADNTYWFATERVPEATTAPQGELAYLEERFASWAPPIPEILATTEPGEVLRNDLYDRDEARRWSRGPVVAVGDAAHPMRPHLGQGGCQGLEDAAILARFVDGDDDIASAFARFVAFRRPRVRSLVRESRFIGRVVNLPPLLSGLASRATVLGPEALVARHLAAVAARSAFTPPTDRDLSAV, encoded by the coding sequence ATGCCGAAGCAGATCCTGGTCATCGGCGCGGGCATCGCCGGACTGGCGAGCGCCGTCGCGCTACAGCAGCGCGGACACGACGTGACGCTCATCGAGGAGCGCGCCGACAGGTCCTCAGGCGCCGGAATCAGCATCTGGCCCAACGCGTTGGCCGCGCTCGACGACATCGGTCTGGGCGATCCGGTGCGCGAGGCCGGTGGCAGCGTCACCGCGGGCGCGGCGCGCTGGCGGGACGGCTCGTGGTTGCGGCGCCCCGCATCGCAACGCATCGTCGAGGCGCTCGGCGAACCCCTGGTCGTCATCCGGCGGTCGGCGTTGACGTCGATCCTCGCCGGTGCGCTTGCCGACGGCACCCTGCGCGCCGGGGTGGCCGCGGAGGCGCTGGCGGTGACTGCCGACGGCGTGCGGGTCAGGTTGGCGGATGCCACGGTGCTGGCGGCCGAGGCGGTCGTCGGCGCCGACGGCACCCATTCGATGGTGGCCCGTCACCTCAACGGGCCTCTGCACAACCGGTACGTCGGCTACACGGCGTGGCGCGGCGTCGCGCGCTGCCGGATCGACGCCGAACTCGCGGGCGAGACATTCGGCCCGGCGGTCGAGTTCGGCCACGTGCCGCTCGACGCGGACAACACGTACTGGTTCGCCACCGAACGCGTACCCGAGGCGACGACTGCGCCACAGGGTGAGCTGGCTTACCTCGAGGAGCGGTTCGCCTCCTGGGCACCGCCCATCCCCGAGATTTTGGCGACGACCGAACCCGGCGAGGTCCTGCGCAACGATCTGTACGACCGTGACGAGGCGCGCCGGTGGTCGCGGGGGCCGGTCGTGGCGGTGGGCGACGCGGCACATCCGATGCGGCCGCATCTCGGACAGGGCGGCTGTCAGGGTTTGGAGGACGCCGCGATCCTGGCCAGGTTCGTCGACGGTGACGACGACATCGCCTCGGCGTTCGCACGGTTCGTAGCGTTTCGCCGCCCGCGAGTCCGGTCGCTGGTCCGCGAGTCGCGCTTCATCGGCCGCGTCGTGAATTTGCCGCCGTTGCTCAGCGGGCTAGCCAGCCGCGCGACGGTGCTGGGTCCGGAGGCGCTGGTGGCCCGCCATCTTGCCGCGGTGGCGGCGCGGTCGGCGTTCACACCGCCGACCGACCGCGATCTTTCTGCGGTATGA
- a CDS encoding S9 family peptidase — MTATAPGTPFDDLDEYIALPRVSGLALSPDGRRLVTTVAELNDKRTEYVSAVWEVDPAGAQPARRLTRGAKGESAPAFAANGDLLFVAVRPTADDDKPPAKLWRLPADGGEAAEALSLPGGVEAVRPAREADVAVVRSPLMPSAQTIGEDQRLRDLRKDNKITAVLHTGYPIRHWDSDLGPGEPHLLGVNPAGDPRAEDVRDLTAAPGGALRDCDFDISADGSFLVTTWQRPAPGASRHSVLVRIDFDGGERTVLVEEPAADVWGPAVSPDGSTVVYRRETFSTPETAPRITLGCLRFGGEPQVVAADWDRWPASVTWLRDGSAVIVTADQDGRSPVFRVDLADGAVTQLTFDDYCYSDVVTAPDGALFALRSSYAAPPHPVRIDPDGAITELPCVALPPLPGTLTELEATAEDGTRVRSWLVLPTADGEAPLLLWIHGGPLSSWNAWSWRWNPWLLAARGYAVLLPDPGLSTGYGQRFVQRGWGAWGGAPFEDLMAATDAVCAHPRIDADRTAAMGGSFGGYMANWVAGHTDRFDAIVTHASLWALDQFGATTDSSYYWLREMTREMAQTNSPHHHVHQIRTPMLVIHGDKDYRVPIGEALRLWYELLTRSALPADEDGNSSHRFLYFPSENHWVLTPQHAKIWYQVVTGFLARHVLGEDAEAPESLG; from the coding sequence ATGACCGCGACGGCCCCCGGCACGCCCTTCGACGACCTCGACGAGTACATCGCGCTGCCGCGGGTGTCGGGGCTGGCGCTGTCGCCCGACGGCAGGCGGTTGGTGACCACCGTCGCGGAACTCAACGACAAGAGAACCGAATACGTCAGCGCGGTATGGGAGGTCGACCCCGCCGGGGCGCAACCGGCGCGCCGGTTGACCCGCGGAGCCAAGGGGGAGTCGGCGCCTGCCTTCGCCGCCAACGGCGACCTGCTGTTCGTCGCCGTCCGCCCCACCGCCGACGACGACAAGCCGCCCGCCAAGCTGTGGCGGCTACCGGCGGACGGCGGCGAGGCGGCGGAGGCGCTGTCGCTGCCGGGTGGTGTCGAGGCGGTGCGACCCGCACGGGAGGCTGACGTGGCAGTGGTGCGCTCACCGCTGATGCCCTCGGCGCAGACCATCGGCGAAGACCAACGGCTGCGAGATCTGCGCAAGGACAACAAGATCACCGCGGTCCTGCACACGGGCTATCCGATCCGGCACTGGGACTCCGATCTCGGGCCGGGTGAACCGCACCTGCTCGGCGTGAATCCGGCTGGTGACCCGCGGGCCGAGGACGTCCGCGATCTGACCGCAGCACCGGGTGGGGCGCTGCGCGACTGCGATTTTGACATCAGCGCCGACGGGTCCTTTCTGGTCACCACGTGGCAACGACCGGCGCCGGGCGCGTCCCGGCATTCGGTGCTGGTGCGGATCGACTTCGACGGTGGCGAGCGCACGGTGCTGGTGGAAGAACCGGCCGCGGACGTGTGGGGCCCGGCCGTCTCGCCGGACGGTTCGACGGTCGTCTACCGCCGCGAGACGTTCTCGACGCCCGAGACTGCGCCACGAATCACGTTGGGGTGTCTTCGGTTCGGCGGTGAACCGCAGGTGGTCGCCGCCGATTGGGACCGGTGGCCGGCGTCGGTGACATGGCTGCGAGACGGTTCGGCGGTCATCGTGACCGCCGACCAGGATGGCCGGTCTCCGGTGTTTCGTGTCGATCTCGCCGACGGTGCCGTGACCCAGTTGACGTTCGACGACTACTGCTACTCGGACGTGGTGACCGCACCGGACGGTGCGCTGTTCGCGTTACGAAGCTCCTATGCCGCGCCGCCTCACCCGGTGCGCATCGATCCCGACGGCGCGATCACCGAACTGCCCTGTGTGGCGTTGCCACCGCTGCCGGGCACCCTGACCGAGCTCGAGGCGACGGCCGAGGACGGCACGAGGGTGCGTTCGTGGCTCGTGCTGCCGACCGCCGACGGCGAGGCGCCGCTGCTGCTTTGGATCCACGGCGGCCCCCTGAGCAGCTGGAACGCGTGGTCTTGGCGCTGGAACCCGTGGTTGCTCGCTGCCCGGGGTTACGCGGTGCTGTTACCGGATCCGGGGTTGTCGACCGGTTATGGCCAGCGTTTCGTTCAACGCGGCTGGGGGGCGTGGGGCGGCGCCCCGTTCGAGGATTTGATGGCGGCGACGGACGCCGTGTGCGCGCATCCGCGCATCGATGCGGACAGGACCGCGGCCATGGGCGGCTCGTTCGGCGGCTACATGGCCAACTGGGTGGCCGGCCACACAGACAGGTTCGACGCGATCGTCACGCACGCCAGTCTCTGGGCGCTCGACCAGTTCGGCGCCACCACCGACTCGTCGTACTACTGGCTGCGCGAGATGACCCGGGAGATGGCGCAGACGAACTCGCCGCACCACCACGTCCACCAGATCCGCACACCGATGCTGGTGATCCACGGAGACAAGGACTATCGCGTGCCGATCGGCGAGGCGCTGCGGCTGTGGTACGAGTTGCTGACGCGCTCCGCGCTGCCCGCCGACGAGGACGGCAACAGCTCGCACCGGTTTCTGTACTTCCCGTCGGAGAACCACTGGGTGCTCACCCCGCAGCACGCCAAGATCTGGTATCAGGTCGTGACCGGGTTCCTGGCCCGCCATGTGCTGGGCGAGGACGCCGAGGCGCCCGAGTCGCTCGGGTAG
- a CDS encoding saccharopine dehydrogenase family protein, translated as MSASEPEGRRHQTSQREFDIVLYGATGFVGKLTAEYLAKAGSGARIALAGRSRDKLLAVRDTLGDNAQSWPLITADASQPSTLNAMAAAAQAVVTTVGPYARYGLPLVAACAAAGTDYADLTGESLFIRESIDLYHKQAADTGARIVHSCGFDSIPSDLTVFALYRRAQQDAAGELTDTNLVVRALKGGVSGGTAASMIEVMRAASSDAEARRVMNDPYTLTSDRAAEPELGGQPDLRWRRGGEIAPELEGYWVGPFVMAAVNTRIVRRSNALLDYAYGRGLEYGEQMSMGKSALAPVASALAAAGNATTMALGSRYFHRVPRKLVDRVLPKPGTGPSERTRENGRYTVETYTSTTTGARYRAVMSQKGDPGYKATSVLLGESGLALALDRDRLSDLRGVLTPAAAIGDALLARFPAAGVRLETARLG; from the coding sequence ATGAGCGCATCGGAGCCGGAAGGCCGGCGACACCAGACCTCGCAGCGGGAATTCGACATCGTCTTGTATGGGGCCACCGGCTTCGTCGGGAAGCTGACCGCCGAATACCTGGCGAAGGCGGGTTCGGGGGCCCGCATCGCGCTGGCGGGCCGATCGCGCGACAAGCTGCTCGCGGTGCGAGATACATTGGGAGACAACGCACAGTCCTGGCCGCTGATCACCGCGGATGCTTCGCAACCGTCGACGTTGAACGCGATGGCCGCTGCCGCCCAGGCCGTGGTGACCACGGTGGGGCCCTACGCCCGCTACGGGCTGCCGTTGGTCGCGGCCTGTGCGGCGGCGGGCACCGATTATGCGGATCTGACGGGCGAGTCGTTGTTCATTCGCGAGAGCATCGACCTGTACCACAAACAGGCCGCCGACACCGGCGCGCGCATCGTGCACTCGTGCGGATTCGACTCCATCCCTTCGGATCTCACCGTTTTCGCCCTGTACCGGCGGGCGCAGCAGGACGCCGCGGGCGAGCTCACCGACACCAACCTGGTGGTACGGGCCTTGAAAGGGGGCGTCTCCGGTGGCACGGCCGCCTCGATGATCGAGGTCATGCGCGCGGCTTCGTCGGACGCCGAGGCGCGACGGGTGATGAACGACCCCTACACGCTCACCTCGGATCGCGCCGCCGAACCCGAACTCGGCGGCCAGCCAGACCTGCGCTGGCGGCGAGGCGGCGAGATCGCGCCCGAACTCGAGGGGTATTGGGTGGGACCTTTCGTGATGGCGGCGGTGAACACTCGAATCGTGCGGCGTAGCAACGCTCTACTCGATTACGCGTATGGGCGTGGGCTGGAGTACGGCGAGCAGATGAGCATGGGCAAGTCGGCGCTCGCGCCGGTCGCGTCGGCGTTGGCCGCGGCGGGCAATGCGACGACGATGGCGTTGGGCAGCCGCTACTTCCACCGGGTGCCGCGCAAGCTGGTCGATCGTGTCCTGCCCAAGCCGGGCACCGGCCCGAGCGAACGCACCCGCGAGAACGGCCGTTACACCGTCGAGACGTACACGTCGACCACCACGGGCGCGCGGTACCGGGCCGTCATGTCGCAGAAAGGGGATCCCGGCTACAAGGCGACGTCGGTGCTGCTCGGGGAATCCGGGCTGGCGTTGGCGCTGGATCGCGACCGGCTTTCCGACCTGCGCGGCGTGCTCACGCCCGCCGCGGCGATCGGCGACGCGCTGCTCGCTCGCTTTCCCGCCGCCGGAGTGAGGTTGGAGACGGCCCGCCTCGGCTGA
- a CDS encoding DUF937 domain-containing protein, whose protein sequence is MADLDELFNQIPTQQIAGRLGADESEVNNAIRTLVPVLVGGLQQNASDPAGASGIESAATNHAGLLDGGVSVDQVNEADGARAVAKIFGGNDTGQVASALAGGGAGNSDLIQKLLPILTPIVLAYIGRQLTKGSAPEQQSGGGGLGDVLGGILGGGSGGGDNPLGAILGSVLGGDKGGGLGDILGGLLGGKK, encoded by the coding sequence ATGGCCGATCTCGACGAACTGTTCAATCAGATTCCCACCCAGCAGATCGCGGGCCGGTTGGGCGCCGACGAGAGCGAGGTGAACAACGCCATCCGGACGCTGGTTCCGGTGCTCGTCGGCGGTTTGCAGCAGAACGCCAGCGATCCCGCCGGCGCGTCGGGTATCGAGTCGGCGGCCACCAACCACGCGGGACTGCTCGACGGCGGGGTGAGCGTCGACCAGGTGAATGAGGCGGACGGGGCGAGGGCCGTCGCCAAGATCTTCGGTGGCAACGACACCGGCCAGGTCGCCTCGGCGCTTGCCGGCGGCGGCGCCGGCAACAGCGACCTGATCCAGAAACTGCTGCCGATCCTGACGCCGATCGTGCTCGCCTACATCGGCAGGCAGTTGACGAAGGGGTCGGCGCCCGAGCAGCAGTCCGGCGGCGGCGGTCTCGGCGACGTGTTGGGTGGCATCCTCGGCGGAGGCAGCGGCGGTGGCGACAACCCGCTCGGCGCCATTCTGGGCAGCGTGCTCGGGGGCGACAAAGGCGGCGGTCTCGGCGACATCCTCGGCGGGCTGCTCGGCGGCAAGAAGTAG